The following proteins are encoded in a genomic region of Thunnus maccoyii chromosome 8, fThuMac1.1, whole genome shotgun sequence:
- the clint1a gene encoding clathrin interactor 1a — MLNMWKVRELVDKATNVVMNYSEVESKVREATNDDPWGPSGQLMSEISRATFMYEQFPEVMNMLWARMLRDNKKNWRRVYKSLLLLAHLIRNGSERVVTSAREHLYDLRSLESYHFVDENGKDQGVNVRQKVKEMVEFVQDDDRLREERKKAKKTKDKYIGVSSDSMGYRSYSGDRYDSSDSRGKWDDDWERNKGQFPFSEKLGEISDKIGSTIDDTISRFRKKDRDDSPDRFSDNEEDRGRSSHNGQSGKEFKDEEETVTTKSVQIVQATETTATRKRGGVPSRKVDLGAAAQYTGDKSPDTTTKQPQSATPQPSSAGLADLLMVDTTPSQPAATDLISGFADFSSSAASASLSSGSAAPASSSNGDFGEWNAFPGGQMPASAQSVDTSGNDLFGAMTAGPATAPAPAPVSAPASGPASADLFDLMGPTQTLTSSQSLNFSMSSTQSMSTTVLPQSMSQPLQNMGGPLQPQSAQSLQPVQQGVASQGAGAKASLPSTWSDHSVNISLDFLGPGMQAPKPSQPSLNTLQHGNQAPANMLSQGFSSMSLGTTTVRPPVNPMMHPGAGMGMGMGMGMGMAPNQGMMGMGMNMGMPQGGMTMGMPGAMGMGMGMGMNPAMVQQPKQDAFADFGNFGK; from the exons ATGCTGAACATGTGGAAGGTTAGGGAGTTGGTTGACAAAGC AACCAACGTGGTGATGAACTACTCAGAGGTGGAGTCTAAAGTCAGAGAGGCCACCAATGACGACCCCTGGGGACCATCAGGACAACTGATGAGTGAAATTTCAAG AGCCACCTTCATGTATGAGCAGTTTCCAGAGgtgatgaacatgttgtggGCCCGCATGCTGAGGGACAACAAGAAGAACTGGAGGAGAGTCTACAAG TCCCTGCTACTGCTGGCCCATCTAATCAGGAACGGATCAGAGAGGGTTGTCACCAGTGCCAGAGAACATCTCTATGACCTGAGATCGTTAGAAAGCTACCACTTCGTAG ATGAGAATGGGAAGGACCAAGGCGTGAATGTGCGTCAGAAGGTGAAGGAGATGGTGGAGTTTGTCCAGGATGATGACAGGCTgagggaagaaaggaaaaaggcAAAGAAGACCAAAGACAAATACATTGGAGTATCCTCTGACAGCATGGGATACAGAAGTTACT CGGGGGACAGGTATGACTCCAGCGATAGCCGGGGAAAGTGGGATGATGACTGGGAAAGGAATAAAGGGCAGTTCCCCTTCAGCGAGAAGTTGGGAGAAATCAGCGACAAAATCGGCAGCACCATTGACGATACCATCAGCAGGTTTAGGAAGAAGGATAGAGACGACTCACCAGACCGATTTAG TGACAATGAGGAGGACAGAGGCCGCTCCTCTCACAATGGCCAATCAGGTAAGGAGTtcaaagatgaagaggagactGTTACCACCAAGAGTGTACAAATAGTCCAAGCAACAGAGACTACAGCAACACGGAAGAGAGGAGGTGTCCCATCTAGGAAAGTGGACTTGGGGGCTGCAGCCCAGTACACAGGAGACAAGAGCCCAGACACCACCACCAAACAG CCCCAGTCAGCCACCCCTCAGCCATCCAGTGCCGGCCTAGCTGACCTGCTAATGGTGGACACAACACCTAGCCAGCCTGCTGCTACAG ACCTGATCTCTGGATTTGCTGATTTCTCCTCATCTGCTGCTTCTGCCAGCCTCTCCTCGGGATCTG CGGCGCCAGCCTCTAGCAGCAATGGAGACTTTGGAGAGTGGAATGCCTTCCCTGGAGGTCAGATGCCAGCATCTGCTCAGTCTGTCGACACCAGTGGAAATGACCTTTTTGGAGCCATGACAGCAGGTCCTGCCACTGCCCCCGCCCCTGCCCCAGTGTCAGCTCCAGCCTCAGGTCCTGCCTCAGCAGACCTGTTTGACTTGATGGGGCCAACTCAGACCCTCACCTCCTCCCAGAGCCTAAACTTTAGCATGAGCAGCACACAGAGCATGAGCACCACAGTCCTGCCCCAGTCTATGTCACAG CCCCTCCAGAACATGGGGGGCCCTCTACAACCGCAATCTGCGCAGTCCCTCCAGCCTGTGCAGCAGGGAGTGGCTTCTCAGGGTGCTGGAGCCAAAGCGTCCCTCCCTTCCACCTGGTCAGACCACTCTGTTAACATCAGCCTGGACTTCCTGGGCCCAGGCATGCAGGCCCCCAAGCCTAGCCAGCCCAGCCTCAACACCCTCCAACATG gcAACCAAGCACCTGCCAACATGCTTTCCCAGGGATTTTCCAGTATGAGCCTTGGAACTACAACAGTCAGACCGCCCGTAAATCCTATGATGCACCCTGGTGCTGGCATGGGAATGGGAATGGGGATGGGAATGGGGATGGCCCCCAACCAGGGCATGATGGGGATGGGCATGAACATGGGGATGCCACAGGGAGGTATGACCATGGGCATGCCTGGTGCTATGGGAATGGGGATGGGGATGGGGATGAACCCTGCAATGGTCCAACAGCCCAAACAGGATGCCTTTGCTGACTTCGGCAACTTTGGGAAGTGA